One Malus domestica chromosome 11, GDT2T_hap1 genomic region harbors:
- the LOC103453386 gene encoding uncharacterized protein, producing the protein MEGARIERCSYRAVTVLIALAEHTKYGDVYKEICSRFKDLKAGSFKLTYSLPEHPTCLLQSDMDVTLMLMCFSMLKISFVDLLVKDVVISNNEDGDHTASNQAGSNHEASNHAATNHVVSSSCMVEICVIDENEHLDNFGLSQGWKEYISHEGQKFMGGVDEFRSKLRKYVVGMGFSFVYLSNNKARVIAECSKKSSDGCKWHVCASVCRANSFFYIKTLNNVHLCTSVIHEQNSAMITSKMISSLLVDQIREKSSIKPIDIVKDVKQNYGLDISYYNAWQAKQMAKIEVHGDESLSYSQLAWYRDALISTNSGSYCVVECDPNTLRFWRLFVCYGACIEGFRWCRPLLFIDETNLKSKYKGQLIGATGKNGNQGSFPFAFAIVDKENEENWRWFFENLAKVLTPQGRTITFVIDHNNVIDHNKDVIEAISNRFPTFHLAFCLKNLKKNLVSKYHSGYGKFFQDGICDLFMKCAYAPTEAAFEQSIRNLKDKGGAHAKTFLETFLEENWSYAYFKGNRYGEIHKNIYESFHSWISKLYMMPICQKLEGIRIKHMVMMSEKSREAEQWRSILCPEMEKTLEDMSMVGRHWNVSSSSDSVFEVHADVSCCG; encoded by the exons ATGGAGGGTGCTAGAATAGAAAGGTGTAGTTATCGTGCTGTAACTGTCCTGATTGCGTTGGCTGAACATACTAAATATGGAGATGTTTATAAAGAGATATGTTCAAGGTTTAAGGACCTGAAGGCAGGGAGTTTTAAGCTGACATATTCTCTTCCCGAGCATCCTACTTGTTTGCTGCAATCAGATATGGATGTCACTTTGATGCTAATGTGTTTCTCGATGTTGAAGATTAGTTTTGTTGATTTACTGGTGAAGGATGTTGTGATTTCGAATAATGAAGATGGTGATCATACGGCATCTAATCAAGCAGGGTCTAATCACGAAGCTTCTAATCATGCAGCTACTAATCATGTAGTGTCTTCTTCATGTATGGTAGAAATTTGTGTTATTGACGAGAATGAACATTTGGATAACTTCGGGTTGTCTCAGGGCTGGAAAGAGTATATTAGTCATGAAGGCCAGAAGTTTATGGGTGGTGTAGACGAATTTCGTAGCAAGTTGCGTAAATATGTAGTTGGGATgggatttagttttgtttatcTAAGCAATAATAAGGCGCGTGTTATTGCTGAATGTTCTAAGAAGAGTTCAGATGGATGTAAGTGGCATGTTTGTGCTTCAGTATGTCGAGCTAACAGTTTTTTCTACATAAAGACTTTAAATAATGTGCACTTGTGCACGAGCGTTATCCATGAGCAGAATAGTGCGATGATAACTTCAAAGATGATATCTTCTCTTTTAGTCGATCAAATCCGTGAGAAATCGTCAATTAAACCTATAGATATCGTCAAGGATGTTAAGCAGAACTATGGCCTTGATATTTCTTACTATAATGCATGGCAAGCGAAACAAATGGCTAAGATTGAGGTTCATGGTGATGAATCATTGTCTTATAGTCAATTAGCTTGGTATCGTGATGCTTTAATATCAACCAATTCTGGGTCATACTGTGTTGTAGAGTGTGATCCAAACACTTTGCGCTTTTGGAGGCTTTTTGTTTGTTATGGTGCCTGCATTGAGGGCTTTCGGTGGTGCAGGCCTTTGTTGTTCATAGATGAAACTAATCTGAAAAGCAAGTACAAGGGGCAGCTAATTGGTGCGACGGGAAAGAATGGAAACCAAG gaTCTTTCCCCTTTGCTTTTGCTATCGTGGACAAAGAGAACGAGGAAAACTGGAGATGGTTCTTTGAAAATTTAGCTAAAGTTTTGACTCCGCAAGGTAGGACCATTACATTTGTAATTGATCATAACAATGTAATTGATCACAACAAAGATGTGATTGAAGCTATTTCAAACAGATTCCCAACATTCCATCTTGCATTTTGtttgaagaatttgaaaaaGAACCTTGTATCTAAATATCACTCTGGCTATGGTAAATTTTTCCAGGATGGAATTTGTGATCTTTTTATGAAATGCGCTTATGCTCCAACGGAAGCTGCTTTTGAGCAAAGCATAAGAAATTTAAAGGACAAAGGTGGTGCTCATGCTAAGACTTTTTTAGAAACTTTTCTTGAAGAAAATTGGTCATATGCTTATTTTAAGGGCAATCGGTATGGCGAAATACATAAGAATATTTATGAATCATTTCATTCTTGGATTTCGAAGCTTTATATGATGCCCATCTGTCAAAAGCTTGAAGGAATCAGGATTAAACACATGGTAATGATGTCTGAAAAGAGTCGTGAAGCAGAACAATGGCGCTCTATTCTCTGTCCTGAAATGGAGAAAACCTTGGAAGACATGTCGATGGTTGGTCGGCATTGGAATGTTAGCAGTTCTAGTGATTCTGTTTTTGAGGTTCATGCTGATGTTTCCTGTTGTGGTTGA